The following coding sequences lie in one Hydrogenophaga sp. PBL-H3 genomic window:
- the crcB gene encoding fluoride efflux transporter CrcB, whose protein sequence is MNTLPSVIAICLGACVGALARWRLGLWLTTPGSLLPWGTLAANWIGAYAIGLSVAFFNTQPQLDPVWRLAIITGLLGALTTFSTFSAEVVTLLQQGRVVMASGVAGLHLIGSLLLTWLGLKTLA, encoded by the coding sequence ATGAACACCCTGCCCAGCGTCATTGCCATCTGCCTGGGCGCCTGCGTGGGCGCGCTGGCGCGGTGGCGCCTGGGCCTGTGGCTCACGACACCCGGCTCGCTGCTGCCCTGGGGCACGCTGGCCGCCAACTGGATCGGGGCCTACGCCATCGGGCTGTCGGTGGCGTTCTTCAACACCCAGCCGCAACTCGATCCGGTGTGGCGCCTGGCCATCATCACCGGTCTGCTGGGTGCACTCACCACCTTCTCCACCTTCTCGGCCGAGGTGGTGACGCTGCTGCAACAAGGCCGCGTCGTGATGGCCAGCGGGGTGGCCGGGCTGCACCTGATCGGCTCGCTGTTGCTCACCTGGTTGGGCCTCAAAACACTGGCCTGA
- a CDS encoding flavodoxin family protein codes for MSHFRAPQVSSPTRVLLVCGAMPDNGTCPDENAQSARLTHIARETLETIGIECDVLDLSLVTSECPLHLHPGKDCMSTAMPRGHGPCSCHPQHGLGQTPDRMATIRERWTAAHAVLIITPVHWCQSPGPLKQMIDRLVWADSGGQAAPAKTSELAGFGRPMHLAGRAYGVVVHGDAAGIESSRRPLCDWLDWMGFIDAGAVARLDRCIGCNESGEPGRYALDRALNEQDETRQAAQSIAQAVAELRGGRLKSLQSERPRPG; via the coding sequence ATGAGCCACTTCCGCGCCCCCCAGGTGTCCTCCCCCACCCGCGTGCTGCTGGTGTGCGGCGCAATGCCCGACAACGGCACCTGCCCCGACGAGAACGCGCAGAGCGCCCGCCTCACACACATTGCGCGCGAGACACTGGAGACCATCGGCATCGAATGCGATGTGCTTGACCTGAGCCTCGTCACTTCGGAATGCCCGTTGCACCTTCATCCCGGCAAGGACTGCATGTCCACGGCCATGCCACGGGGCCACGGTCCCTGCAGCTGTCACCCGCAACACGGGCTGGGCCAGACACCCGACCGGATGGCCACGATCCGCGAGCGCTGGACCGCCGCGCACGCGGTGCTGATCATCACGCCGGTCCACTGGTGCCAGAGCCCCGGCCCGCTCAAGCAGATGATCGACCGCCTGGTGTGGGCCGACAGCGGCGGGCAGGCCGCACCAGCCAAGACATCGGAATTGGCCGGGTTCGGCCGCCCCATGCATCTGGCCGGACGAGCCTACGGCGTCGTGGTGCACGGCGACGCAGCAGGCATTGAAAGCTCGCGCCGCCCGCTGTGTGACTGGCTCGACTGGATGGGCTTCATCGACGCAGGCGCTGTGGCCCGGCTGGACCGGTGCATTGGATGCAACGAATCAGGTGAACCCGGCCGCTATGCGCTGGACCGCGCTCTCAACGAACAGGACGAAACGCGCCAAGCCGCCCAGTCCATCGCCCAGGCCGTTGCCGAGTTGCGCGGTGGCCGGCTCAAATCGCTGCAGTCCGAACGCCCGCGTCCCGGGTGA
- the thiS gene encoding sulfur carrier protein ThiS, with amino-acid sequence MNITFKLFATLTDYLPPEARRSNQVSLDIDPATPISQIIEPFGLPPKLVHLVLVNGKYIQPDERLSATLVEGDVLAIWPPIAGG; translated from the coding sequence ATGAACATCACTTTCAAACTGTTTGCCACCCTCACCGATTACCTGCCTCCCGAAGCCCGGCGCAGCAACCAGGTGTCGCTGGACATCGATCCGGCCACACCCATCAGCCAGATCATCGAGCCTTTTGGTCTGCCACCCAAGCTGGTGCACCTGGTGCTGGTCAACGGCAAGTACATCCAGCCAGACGAGCGCCTGAGCGCCACGTTGGTCGAAGGCGACGTGCTCGCCATTTGGCCGCCGATTGCCGGGGGCTGA